In Chroicocephalus ridibundus chromosome 4, bChrRid1.1, whole genome shotgun sequence, one genomic interval encodes:
- the ZC2HC1C gene encoding zinc finger C2HC domain-containing protein 1C: IALFPPVDSVVAATKLVPSSQLERQKNNFQHEPTLDKEESLKDLYAPKSRSYSYSLSAERSQHISRHGGVWLAGLQSKYLTSQTKTLPAKSVASRKEGVDRAHPLKPIFHHKGVSVPVVNRAQDRSSPHMEDAPNSRPSSRSKGKPPAGRAQLGTVLFPWTAETKQSASHLYRRETAYILKLEADGRNLEEEIRKREGLLKEKLRRAKEELRRIQREKELVEAEGRRDREAERTHERKGAEEKAFRVAVRPGDRVFGGAQSEEATIPKPGITLHPQELAMRKLKKERLVATNSKIRDHIPMECLTSYSELAQKPSPSPSALPDQDSDDHLPTEVLDLQAASSVEQGGLRQCSFCRRKFLCTRLEKHMSVCGKSQGSKRKVFDSSRARARGTELEQYQQWNCSERPQNEPPRRNNWRQKHEVFIQTLRQARQVQQVLSKGGKVSDLPPLPAIENPDYVACPYCGRRFAPQAAERHIPICKTIKNRPPPPQQRKRW; this comes from the exons ATAGCTTTGTTTCCACCGGTGGATTCTGTGGTGGCAGCTACTAAGCTTGTTCCCAGTTCCCAGCTGGAACGCCAGAAGAACAACTTTCAGCATGAACCCACACTTGACAAAGAGGAAAGTTTAAAGGATCTCTACGCCCCAAAGAGCCGAAGCTATTCATATTCTCTTTCTGCAGAAAGGAGTCAACACATCTCCAGGCACGGAGGTGTCTGGCTGGCTGGACTGCAGAGCAAGTATCTCACCAGCCAGACCAAAACTCTGCCAGCTAAATCAGTAGCCAGTCGTAAAGAAGGAGTGGACCGTGCACATCCACTGAAACCAATTTTTCACCACAAGGGTGTGAGTGTTCCAGTGGTCAACAGAGCACAGGACAGAAGTTCCCCACACATGGAAGATGCTCCAAACAGTAGGCCTAGCTCAAGGAGCAAAGGGAAGCCTCCAGCAGGGAGGGCTCAGCTAGGTACAGTGCTCTTTCCTTGGACAGCAGAGACTAAACAGTCAGCCTCCCATCTATACAGGAGAGAGACGGCCTACATCCTAAAGTTGGAGGCAGATGGACGGAACCTGGAAGAGGAAATTCGAAAGAGAGAGGGCCTCCTCAAAGAGAAGCTGAGGAGAGCAAAGGAAGAGCTTAGGAGGATTCAAAGAGAGAAGGAGCTTGTCgaggcagaggggagaagagacagagaagcagagaggacCCATGAGCGAAAGGGGGCTGAAGAGAAAGCTTTCAGAGTTGCAGTCAGGCCAGGTGACAGGGTCTTCGGTGGGGCGCAGTCAGAAGAGGCCACTATCCCCAAGCCTGGCATCACCCTCCATCCCCAAGAGCTGGCTATGAGAAAACTCAAGAAGGAGCGGCTGGTGGCCACCAACAGCAAAATTCGAGACCACATACCCATGGAGTGTTTAACCTCTTATTCAGAGCTGGCCCAAAAACCTagcccttctccctctgccctcccagaCCAAGATTCTGATGACCACCTGCCCACAGAGGTGCTGGACTTGCAGGCTGCCAGCTCTGTGGAGCAGGGGGGGCTCAGACAGTGCAGCTTCTGCAGACGTAAGTTCCTCTGCACCAGGCTTGAGAAGCACATGAGTGTCTGTGGCAAGAGCCAAGGCTCCAAGAGGAAAGTGTTTGACTCCAGCAGGGCCAGAGCTAGGGGCACAGAACTGGAACAGTACCAGCAGTGGAATTGCTCAGAGAGGCCTCAG AATGAGCCACCCAGAAGAAACAACTGGAGGCAGAAGCATGAGGTTTTCATCCAGACCCTGCGCCAGGCCCGCCAGGTGCAGCAAGTCCTCTCCAAGGGAGGGAAGGTGTCTGACCTGCCCCCGTTGCCTGCCATCGAAAACCCGGACTATGTTGCCTGCCCATACTGCGGACGCCGATTTGCTCCCCAGGCAGCTGAGAGACACATTCCCATATGCAAAACCATCAAGAATAGGCCTCCACCCCCACAGCAGAGGAAGCGCTGGTGA
- the ACYP1 gene encoding acylphosphatase-1 isoform X2, with protein sequence MRSVVRGCGRRRRQRAVAMAEGEGLVSVDYEVSGKREAKRLGLVGWVQNTSHGTVQGQIQGPTARVRELQEWLRKVGSPQSCISRADFSNEKEITALEHKEFQILK encoded by the exons atgcgcagcgTGGTGCGCGGCTGCggcaggaggaggcggcagcgggCAGTCGCCATGGCGGAGGGCGAGGGCTTGGTCTCCGTGGACTACGAGGTGTCCGGCAAG AGGGAAGCCAAGAGGCTGGGACTCGTTGGTTGGGTCCAAAACACCAGCCACGGCACGGTCCAAGGACAAATTCAGGGTCCGACCGCGAGGGTGCGGGAGCTGCAGGAATGGCTGAGGAAGGTGGGAAGTCCCCAGTCCTGCATCAGCCGCGCCGACTTCAGCAACGAGAAGGAGATCACGGCGCTGGAGCACAAGGAATTCCAGATTTTGAAGTGA
- the ACYP1 gene encoding acylphosphatase-1 isoform X1 produces the protein MRSVVRGCGRRRRQRAVAMAEGEGLVSVDYEVSGKVQGVFFRKYTQREAKRLGLVGWVQNTSHGTVQGQIQGPTARVRELQEWLRKVGSPQSCISRADFSNEKEITALEHKEFQILK, from the exons atgcgcagcgTGGTGCGCGGCTGCggcaggaggaggcggcagcgggCAGTCGCCATGGCGGAGGGCGAGGGCTTGGTCTCCGTGGACTACGAGGTGTCCGGCAAGGTTCAGGGCGTTTTCTTCCGCAAGTATACACAG AGGGAAGCCAAGAGGCTGGGACTCGTTGGTTGGGTCCAAAACACCAGCCACGGCACGGTCCAAGGACAAATTCAGGGTCCGACCGCGAGGGTGCGGGAGCTGCAGGAATGGCTGAGGAAGGTGGGAAGTCCCCAGTCCTGCATCAGCCGCGCCGACTTCAGCAACGAGAAGGAGATCACGGCGCTGGAGCACAAGGAATTCCAGATTTTGAAGTGA
- the MLH3 gene encoding DNA mismatch repair protein Mlh3 isoform X2: protein MIKCLDEDVRARLRSGVTVTSLGQCVEELVLNSIDAKATCVAIRVDLEAFKIQVVDNGSGMGREDLNAMGKRYFTSKCSSMGDLENLRFYGFRGEAVASIANMASIVEVSSKTSRTANTFVKIFHNGQALEVCEAELSRPSGGTTVTVCNLFHQLPVRRKCMDPVLEFERVRQKVEAISLMHPSVSLSLRNDASCSMVLQLPKTRDVYSRFCQIYGLGRSQKLREINHKSGGFELNGYISTEGHYNKNMQFLYVNRRLVLKTRLHKLIDFLLRKESAICKAKSGPASRQASSSPGRHRCGPELYGIFILNVTCAYSDYDVCLEPAKTLIEFQNWDVLLTCIEEGVKIFLKREHLFIEPCSEDIREFNEDNDFCLYNAPVLKPSLSDEKSIQNSFKKACDEIVDSYEMRNLQSKDVKRKSVTGKKSSDLTESNKNLQETEIGPNQKIAEPSDPCRNNKVEIPLPSKDGTASDFIISNISEQEPKDTNGSQNASDTHLKPSEDLRSSFSGGDRSEIRKIDHCGDLQHCAENYVKDVGSQQGKVAQKSNAVRILNNDVIQLPSERQDPTETAMGPETVTGSSLMKHSNARRGDRETSEAMDNAGRGAVSSIPLKLCSKGLITRAMQNEPPHECEQTETNLALNVQCRPVPVSAKEIFGHKISLNAKDISSNTNKDYAPPYTREACMADGNEWLENKTSSNQMSEGIAMPIATSKRHYETSNVTELPLATSSGIPHNKVIKSTRRQIAVPRSQPSRKLSLSTQLGSLEKFRRYYGRVKCMLPAPLSERSEFDLPVFNSQVNCDFSKNENDSHGSLSTSETPALEDTDSHNSSQIFGSLRETLLCSGENSQDKRALCQSPLTLSDYSQVSKKIISCKRSPGSLSSKLSRMKSDHKEAEQPGEQFQTDSSRKDDYSFDLESSNNDFLYSACQTYKSSVEKITESNYSISKGDACSQSDNMRAESMKSTVSPSPLSSVEGEYTVSPSTVLSLPAEKDGTNVICKNKSTLGESSEQNWKDTEVPCMTFPSNMEFSVDNTSTGDPRSDLWCSDWMQDFDVSSGKTIYINKATGLSTYGTPPTEGFQAACIQDITTMAVNVVSENDAEGESLQSLLSEWDNPVFVPCPEIAVDVTSSQADNLAVKIHNILYPYRFTKDMVHSMQVLQQVDNKFIACLINTRNEMDKNADGNLLILVDQHAAHERIRLEQLIADSYEKEAAACGKKKLLSSSISPPLEIEVTEEQRRFLRCCYKNLEDLGLELSFPETNSSLILVRKVPLCFIEREANELRRKRQPVTKSIVEELIQEQVEELLSLMSV, encoded by the exons ATGATCAAATGTTTGGATGAAGATGTGCGAGCCAGGCTGCGTTCTGGAGTGACCGTCACCTCACTGGGGCAGTGTGTGGAGGAGCTTGTCCTCAATAGCATCGATGCCAAAGCAACATGTGTAGCTATCAGGGTGGATTTGGAAGCTTTTAAGATCCAGGTGGTGGACAACGGCTCCGGGATGGGGAGAGAAGACTTAAATGCAATGGGAAAGCGGTACTTTACCAGCAAGTGCAGCTCAATGGGAGACTTGGAGAACCTGAGGTTCTATGGTTTTCGAGGGGAGGCTGTGGCAAGCATAGCCAACATGGCCAGTATAGTGGAAGTTTCGTCTAAGACCAGCAGGACAGCAAAcacatttgtgaaaatatttcacaatggGCAAGCACTAGAAGTCTGCGAAGCTGAATTGAGCAGACCAAGTGGCGGAACTACAGTCACTGTGTGTAATCTGTTCCATCAGTTGCCAGTGAGGAGAAAGTGTATGGATCCTGTGTTGGAATTTGAGAGGGTGAGACAGAAAGTAGAGGCTATTTCACTGATGCATCCCTCTGTGTCACTTTCTTTAAGGAATGACGCCTCTTGTTCTATGGTGCTTCAGCTCCCTAAGACAAGAGATGTATACTCTCGGTTCTGTCAAATTTATGGACTGGGCAGATCCCAGAAGTTACGAGAAATAAATCATAAGTCTGGGGGATTTGAGCTAAATGGTTATATCAGTACTGAAGGACATTACAATAAGAATATGCAGTTCTTGTATGTGAATAGGAGGCTTGTTTTAAAGACAAGACTACATAAACTAATtgattttttattaagaaaagaaaGTGCCATTTGCAAGGCAAAAAGTGGCCCTGCAAGCAGACAGGCTAGTTCAAGCCCTGGTCGCCATCGTTGTGGCCCAGAGTTGTATGGGATCTTTATTCTCAATGTGACCTGCGCGTACAGTGACTATGATGTGTGTCTGGAACCTGCAAAAACTCTAATCGAGTTCCAGAACTGGGATGTTCTTCTAACTTGCATAGAGGAAggagtgaaaatatttttgaaacgAGAACATTTATTTATTGAACCATGTAGTGAGGACATCAGAGAATTTAACGAAGATAATGACTTTTGTTTGTATAATGCTCCAGTTCTGAAGCCCTCGCTCTCTGATGAGAAGAGCATCCAAAACAGTTTTAAGAAAGCATGTGATGAAATTGTGGATTCCTATGAAATGCGTAACTTGCAATCAAAAGATGTCAAAAGGAAatctgtgactggaaaaaaatcttcagatcTTACAGAGTCAAATAAAAACCTACAGGAAACTGAAATTGGTCCAAATCAGAAGATTGCTGAACCATCTGATCCATGTAGAAACAACAAAGTGGAGATTCCATTGCCCAGCAAAGATGGCACAGCTTCTGATTTCATTATATCAAATATCTCAGAGCAGGAGCCAAAAGACACCAATGGTTCCCAAAACGCGTCTGATACTCATCTGAAACCTTCAGAAGATCTTCGTTCCTCTTTTAGTGGAGGGGACAgatcagaaataagaaaaatagacCATTGTGGTGACCTGCAGCATTGTGCAGAGAATTACGTAAAAGATGTGGGAAGCCAGCAAGGCAAAGTAGCGCAGAAAAGCAATGCGGTCCGTATCTTAAATAATGATGTTATTCAGTTGCCATCTGAGAGACAAGACCCTACTGAAACAGCAATGGGCCCTGAAACTGTCACTGGAAGTTCATTGATGAAACACTCTAATGCAAGAAGAGGAGACAGGGAAACATCTGAAGCGATGGATAATGCGGGCAGAGGGGCTGTTAGTTCAATACCATTAAAATTGTGCTCTAAAGGCCTCATAACACGTGCTATGCAAAATGAGCCCCCACATGAATgtgaacaaacagaaacaaatcttGCATTAAACGTGCAGTGTAGACCTGTCCCTGTCAGTGCCAAGGAGATTTTTGGCcacaaaatatctttaaatgctAAGGATATTTCCAGTAATACAAATAAAGACTATGCACCTCCTTACACCAGAGAAGCTTGCATGGCTGATGGTAATGAGTGGTTAGAGAATAAAACTTCATCAAATCAGATGAGTGAAGGGATAGCTATGCCTATTGCCACTAGTAAAAGGCATTATGAGACATCAAATGTTACAGAATTGCCGCTGGCAACTTCTTCGGGTATTCCTCACAATAAAGTTATAAAAAGCACTAGAAGACAAATAGCTGTGCCAAGATCTCAGCCCTCTAGGAAGCTGAGCTTGTCCACACAGCTGGGCTCGTTAGAAAAGTTCAGGAGATATTATGGTAGAGTCAAGTGTATGCTACCAGCACCGTTGTCAGAGAGGAGTGAATTTGATCTTCCAGTTTTTAATTCACAAGTTAATTGTGACttttcaaagaatgaaaatgacaGCCATGGTAGCTTGAGCACTTCTGAAACTCCAGCTTTGGAAGATACAGATTCTCATAATAGTAGCCAAATTTTTGGTTCTTTGAGAGAGACTTTACTCTGCAGTGGAGAAAATTCACAGGACAAACGAGCCCTTTGTCAGAGTCCTTTGACGTTGTCTGATTACTCTCAGGTTAGTAAAAAAATTATAAGTTGTAAGAGATCTCCAGGATCATTATCGTCCAAACTATCCAGAATGAAAAGTGACCACAAAGAAGCAGAACAACCTGGTGAACAATTTCAAACAGATTCAAGTAGAAAAGATGACTACTCTTTTGATCTTGAATCTTCAAATAATGACTTTTTGTACAGTGCTTGTCAAACATACAAATCCTCAGTGGAAAAAATCACGGAAAGTAATTACAGCATTTCTAAGGGGGATGCATGCTCTCAATCAGACAATATGAGAGCAGAGTCCATGAAAAGTACTGTCAGCCCGTCACCACTCAGCAGTGTAGAAGGGGAGTACACAGTCTCTCCAAGCACTGTTTTATCATTACCTGCTGAAAAAGATGGTACTAACgtcatctgtaaaaataaaagtacctTAGGTGAATCCTCAGAACAAAATTGGAAAGATACTGAGGTTCCCTGTATGACCTTCCCAAGCAACATGGAATTCTCTGTAGACAACACAAGCACAGGTGATCCCAGGAGTGATTTGTGGTGTTCTGACTGGATGCAAGATTTTGATGTTTCGTCGGGTAAGACAATATACATCAATAAAGCAACTGGACTGAGCACCTATGGCACTCCTCCTACTGAAGGATTTCAAGCTGCCTGCATTCAAGATATAACAACAATGGCTGTGAATGTTGTCTCAGAGAATG ATGCTGAAGGGGAGTCTCTCCAGTCGTTGCTTTCAGAATGGGATAATCCTGTTTTTGTTCCCTGTCCAGAG ATTGCTGTTGATGTGACCAGCAGTCAGGCTGACAATCTGGCTGTGAAAATTCACAATATCTTGTATCCTTATCGTTTCACCAAAGACATGGTTCATTCAATGCAG GTTCTTCAGCAAGTGGACAATAAATTTATTGCTTGTTTAATCAACACTAGGAATGAAATGGATAAAAATGCAG ATGGAAACCTCTTGATTTTGGTGGACCAACATGCAGCTCATGAACGGATCCGCTTGGAGCAGCTTATTGCAG ATTCCTATGAGAAGGAAGCTGCAGCATGTGGCAAGAAGAAATTACTGTCCTCCTCCATCTCTCCCCCTTTGGAGATAGAAGTTACGGAAGAACAAAGAAGATTTCTACG